The Cyprinus carpio isolate SPL01 chromosome A3, ASM1834038v1, whole genome shotgun sequence genomic interval gcttatatttatttactatatctagctatattttatttacatatacaaaataaaaaaatacaacaaattataaaatgtaaatgtccgTCTTGAAAATAATTTCCTTGTTTGATTTTAGACCGGATAGAAGTCAAACAAGAAAGTGAAGAACTGAATGAAGTAGAGGTAGATTTCATAACTGCAGAAAGATCTTTCAGCGACTCACGCACTAAAAAGAAAAAGTCCCGCAAACGGCCTCCGCGGACCCTCACCTGCCCTCGCTGCGTAAAGACCTTCACACGTAAGGGAAACCTGTTGATTCACATCAGAATTCACAACGGAGAGAGTCCTTTCTCGTGTTTCCAGTGTGGAAAGGGTTTCACGCAGAAAGGAAACCTTAAGAGACACCTGAGAATCCACAGCGGAGAGAAGCCCTTCACCtgccttcagtgtggaaagagtttctcgGAGACGGGAAGCCTTAAGAGACACACACGGACTCACACGGGAGAAAAGCCCTTCACGTGCCATGAGTGTGGCAAGAGTTTCACACAGCCAGTGGGTCTGAAAACCCATCTGTGTCCTCACTCCGGAGTCAGATCGTTGAACTGTCATCAGTGTGGAACAAACTTTCCTTCAGCATCAGAGCTAAAAACACACCTGAGGATTCACGCGAATGTGAGCGGCAGAGGAGAGCAGCAGAGAGGCGCTGCGGTGAGATCTCACGTGTGCTTTGAGTGTGGGAAAGCCTTTTCCAAAACCTACCACCTGGAACGCCACCAGAGGATCCACACCGGAGAAAAACCCTACAGGTGCTCCcggtgtggaaagagtttcagtcagTCAGAATCTCTGAAAGCACATGAGCGAGTTCATACGGGAGAGAAGCCGTTCCACTGCCTTtcctgtgggaggagcttcaacCAGCTGGGTTCTCTGAAGACTCATCAGAAAAAGCATTGCCCAGAGTTATTCATTCAGACGGTGATTATTTCTGACGTGATGTCATTTCAGCATTAACAGACAGTAATCCACCGTTTAATTCccatctgaaatgtttttttttttctacatatactgAACATATACAGGGACTgataaaagaacatttaacaaaaatgatgCACACTGTTCAGATGAGCCATTATAATGGCAGCTACAGgcgtgtttttattatttatttattttttttacttcttatgTTTACAGTATATAGCTCAATAATTTCCAGGGAgttgattaataataaataatcgtGATaattcacatccaaaataaaagtttttgtttatataatatatgtgtgtgtgctatgtatatttataaatacacaaacattcatGTATATGTTtgaaaaatacttatatataacaaatatataaacatataacataaaaatatataaacaaaacatgtttttcttaaatatttacatgcatgtgagtgtatttatatatacataataaatatacatacacagtacacaaatataaacatgactataaaccaaaatatacatataaactagtgctgtcaaacgattaatcgtgattaatcacatccaaaatatgtctatatattgtctatataaatacatatacagtatattgaaaatatttacatgtatttgcacgtacatatttatattcatgtaatttatattaaatataaatatatataaacaacatttctcttaaatatatacgtgcatgtgtgtgtatttatatataggctatacataatatatacacacagtacacacatatatgtcaacaaaaacttttattttggatgcgattaatcgtctGACAGCACTAAAATTTATAAACCGAAATATTACttctattttggatgcgattaatcacaattaatcgtttaacagcactattttatataaaatatcagttaaatataaacgtgttttatatttatatacatattatatggaATAAGACAGTGTGACTGAGTACATGAGATACAGAACGTCTAACTTTGACAGAACGCAGTCAACTTCAGTCAGGTCTTTGCCATATTCACAGAGGAGTTGTACAAA includes:
- the LOC109064452 gene encoding gastrula zinc finger protein XlCGF8.2DB-like isoform X3 codes for the protein MFIKEEREETSCPDRIEVKQESEELNEVEVDFITAERSFSDSRTKKKKSRKRPPRTLTCPRCVKTFTRKGNLLIHIRIHNGESPFSCFQCGKGFTQKGNLKRHLRIHSGEKPFTCLQCGKSFSETGSLKRHTRTHTGEKPFTCHECGKSFTQPVGLKTHLCPHSGVRSLNCHQCGTNFPSASELKTHLRIHANVSGRGEQQRGAAVRSHVCFECGKAFSKTYHLERHQRIHTGEKPYRCSRCGKSFSQSESLKAHERVHTGEKPFHCLSCGRSFNQLGSLKTHQKKHCPELFIQTVIISDVMSFQH
- the LOC109064452 gene encoding gastrula zinc finger protein XlCGF8.2DB-like isoform X1, with translation MFIKEEREETSCPDECTTKHEDTDEQRDRIEVKQESEELNEVEVDFITAERSFSDSRTKKKKSRKRPPRTLTCPRCVKTFTRKGNLLIHIRIHNGESPFSCFQCGKGFTQKGNLKRHLRIHSGEKPFTCLQCGKSFSETGSLKRHTRTHTGEKPFTCHECGKSFTQPVGLKTHLCPHSGVRSLNCHQCGTNFPSASELKTHLRIHANVSGRGEQQRGAAVRSHVCFECGKAFSKTYHLERHQRIHTGEKPYRCSRCGKSFSQSESLKAHERVHTGEKPFHCLSCGRSFNQLGSLKTHQKKHCPELFIQTVIISDVMSFQH
- the LOC109064452 gene encoding gastrula zinc finger protein XlCGF8.2DB-like isoform X2: MFIKEEREETSCPDECTTKHEDTDEQRDRIEVKQESEELNEVEVDFITAERSFSDSRTKKKKSRKRPPRTLTCPRCVKTFTRKGNLLIHIRIHNGESPFSCFQCGKGFTQKGNLKRHLRIHSGEKPFTCLQCGKSFSETGSLKRHTRTHTGEKPFTCHECGKSFTQPVGLKTHLCPHSGVRSLNCHQCGTNFPSASELKTHLRIHANVSGRGEQQRGAAVRSHVCFECGKAFSKTYHLERHQRIHTGEKPYRCSRCGKSFSQSESLKAHERVHTGEKPFHCLSCGRSFNQLGSLKTHQKKHCPELFIQTIL